In Erpetoichthys calabaricus chromosome 6, fErpCal1.3, whole genome shotgun sequence, one genomic interval encodes:
- the LOC114653091 gene encoding uncharacterized protein K02A2.6-like: MAMITGHFGPFDDSVEQWGTYTERFEFFVKANAIDNDLKVPTFLSVIGAKTFSLLRSLVRPGKPGDKSFDDIAKILDSHFSPKPLLIAERFRFHKRNQEEGESVAQYVAVLKKLTEYCEFGANLDDALRDRLVCGLRSEGLQKRLLTEANLTLQKAIEIAVSMELAAKEAQQLGAAARKENKTDSETDSEAELLIKTLNKKRGSAAYTITGMLEGHPVTMEVDTGAAVSLISEKLFKKKLNHLPLKHPKIIIKTYTGESVPMLGKTKVQVELNGQRTKLPVYIVKGDYPALMGRSWLEKVQLDWTKVNAVSVEQSELNLVLRKHQAVFQEELGSITGIKVTLRVQQNCQPRFLKARSVPYALRPKVEADIDRLVKLGVLDPVSHSEWATPVVPVVKSNGSVRLCGDFKVTVNPVLIAEQYPLPVIEDIFAGLAGGNKFSKIDLSQAYLQMHVDEDSQKYLTITTHKGLYRYCRLPFGITSAPALFQRAMDQILSELPGVQCYLDDILVTGRDDKEHMANLDKTLSRLEKYGLRVNKEKCDFFKMSVEYLGHVIDSEGLHTAPSKVKAIVDAPAPSNVSQLRSFLGLVNYYGRFIPQLATLLKPLHELLCESRPWKWSQECETTFSKTKAALADKRVLTHFDPSLPIQLACDASPYGVGAVVSHIMSTGEERPIAFASRTLSKTETKYPQIEKEALSIIFGIKKFHTYLFGRKFTLLTDHRPLTSIFGSHTGVPSMAASRLQRWALLLGAHNYEIKYRRSEAHGNADGLSRLPLPDQPREQGQKIFYFKMVENAPITAHQIKQETKGDYTLSKLLTCILKGQDLSTLNALPDVQPYLSRGKELSVTAGCLMWGMRVIIPQRLRKPILDELHLGHCGIVRMKELARSYFWWPGLDRDIEEKANSCSSCQGLRNMPSPAPLHPWEWPASPWQRVHLDFAGPVEGVMVLVAVDAHSKWPEITVMPDITSEKTIQTLREMFARFGLPEQIVTDNGPSFVSQEMEEFLKGNGIKHLLSSPYHPSTNGLAERMVQTLKHALKASKSEAPFKQRLYTFLLKYRNTPHATTGMSPADLFLKRQLRTRLDLLRPATTQMRVYDKQHDQVKQRAKRAKDREFFSGDAVLARNYSTTEKWVPATILQKTGPVSYKVCTRDHQTWRRHVEQLLPSIPVEEAGSTETSEEPSFSELIQSQPGIPPDSPVSIPADAVVPRLPEVALGDEHTSAVRRNPLRSRKPPDRLNL, encoded by the exons ATGGCAATGATAACGGGACATTTCGGGCCATTCGATGATTCAGTTGAGCAATGGGGCACTTATACGGAGCGATTTGAGTTTTTTGTGAAAGCCAACGCCATTGACAATGACTTGAAAGTGCCGACATTTCTTAGCGTTATCGGGGCAAAGACATTTAGTCTACTGAGAAGTTTGGTACGGCCAGGAAAACCCGGTGACAAGTCATTTGATGATATTGCAAAGATTCTGGACTCACATTTTTCGCCTAAGCCGTTATTAATAGCTGAAAGATTTAGATTTCACAAACGGAACCAGGAAGAAGGCGAGTCTGTTGCTCAATATGTAGCGGTACTCAAGAAACTTACAGAATATTGTGAATTTGGTGCTAATTTGGATGACGCCTTAAGGGACAGGCTAGTGTGCGGATTGAGAAGTGAGGGCCTTCAGAAGCGGTTACTCACTGAGGCCAACCTCACATTGCAGAAAGCGATTGAGATAGCCGTGTCTATGGAGCTGGCTGCTAAAGAAGCACAGCAGTTAGGGGCAGCTGCTAGA aaagaaaataaaactgacagtgaGACTGATTCTGAGGCTGAGCtactaattaaaacactgaataaaaaaagaggcTCAGCAGCATATACTATTACTGGCATGCTGGAAGGGCACCCTGTGACGATGGAGGTGGATACTGGAGCAGCGGTCTCCCTAATATCAGAGAAActgtttaagaaaaaattaaatcacctTCCACTGAAACACCCTAAGATCATAATAAAGACATACACTGGGGAGAGTGTGCCTATGTTGGGTAAAACAAAGGTTCAGGTTGAACTAAATGGGCAAAGAACCAAATtgcctgtatatattgtaaaaggtgaTTATCCAGCTCTGATGGGCAGATCGTGGCTAGAAAAAGTACAGTTGGATTGGACCAAAGTGAATGCTGTGTCTGTTGAACAGTCCGAGTTGAATTTGGTCCTGAGAAAGCACCAAGCTGTATTCCAAGAGGAACTGGGGAGTATAACAGGGATTAAAGTGACACTCCGGGTGCAACAAAATTGTCAGCCAAGATTTTTAAAGGCAAGGAGTGTTCCTTACGCTTTAAGACCTAAGGTGGAGGCGGACATTGACCGGCTTGTCAAACTAGGAGTCCTAGACCCTGTTTCTCATTCTGAGTGGGCCACACCTGTGGTTCCGGTGGTCAAGTCTAATGGATCTGTACGATTATGTGGGGACTTTAAGGTAACAGTTAACCCTGTACTCATAGCTGAGCAATACCCCCTTCCTGTGATTGAAGATATTTTTGCTGGATTAGCTGGGGGAAACAAATTTAGTAAAATAGACCTCAGCCAAGCATACTTGCAAATGCATGTAGATGAGGACTCACAAAAGTACCTCACCATAACAACACATAAAGGGCTGTACCGTTATTGTCGTTTACCCTTTGGAATTACTTCAGCACCAGCGTTATTTCAGCGTGCCATGGATCAGATCCTTAGTGAATTACCAGGGGTACAGTGTTACCTGGATGACATCCTGGTCACAGGGCGAGATGACAAGGAGCACATGGCCAATCTGGATAAAACCTTAAGCAGGCTAGAAAAGTATGGGCTGCGTGTAAACAAGGagaaatgtgactttttcaaaatgtctgtgGAGTACCTAGGACATGTTATTGATTCTGAGGGGTTGCACACAGCTCCTTCAAAAGTGAAGGCAATAGTAGATGCCCCTGCTCCAAGCAATGTCAGCCAACTGAGATCATTCTTGGGTCTCGTGAACTATTATGGGCGTTTCATTCCACAGCTAGCAACGTTGTTGAAACCACTCCATGAGTTGCTGTGTGAGAGTAGACCCTGGAAATGGTCACAGGAGTGTGAAACGACATTTAGCAAAACCAAGGCCGCGCTGGCTGATAAAagagttttaacacattttgacCCATCCTTACCAATTCAGTTAGCTTGCGATGCATCCCCTTACGGTGTTGGGGCTGTGGTGTCGCATATTATGTCAACAGGTGAGGAGCGACCAATTGCATTTGCGTCAAGAACATtgagtaaaactgaaacaaaatatcctcaaattgaaaaagaggctttaagcatcatttttggaataaaaaaattccACACTTACCTCTTTGGTCGAAAATTTACCCTGCTAACAGACCACAGACCTCTCACGTCTATTTTTGGCTCACACACTGGTGTACCATCTatggcagcaagcagactgcagcGCTGGGCATTGCTCCTTGGGGCTCACAATTATGAGATCAAATACAGGCGTTCGGAGGCACATGGAAATGCAGATGGTTTGTCAAGACTTCCCCTACCTGACCAACCCAGAGAACAAGGGcaaaagattttttactttaaGATGGTGGAAAATGCACCTATCACTGCCCACCAGATTAAGCAAGAAACCAAGGGTGATTATACACTGTCAAAACTACTCACCTGCATTCTTAAAGGGCAGGACCTTAGCACCCTTAATGCACTGCCTGATGTTCAGCCTTACCTTTCACGGGGAAAGGAGCTATCTGTGACAGCAGGATGCCTCATGTGGGGCATGCGAGTAATTATACCACAAAGGTTGAGGAAACCCATTCTGGATGAGTTACATCTTGGACACTGTGGTATAGTCCGAATGAAAGAGCTAGCCCGGAGTTATTTTTGGTGGCCTGGACTGGATCGTGATATTGAGGAAAAGGCAAATTCATGTTCATCATGTCAAGGCCTCAGAAATATGCCAAGTCCAGCACCATTGCATCCATGGGAATGGCCTGCCAGTCCTTGGCAACGCGTTCATTTAGATTTTGCAGGACCTGTAGAGGGTGTTATGGTTCTGGTCGCAGTGGATGCACATTCTAAGTGGCCTGAGATCACTGTCATGCCCGACATCACATCAGAAAAGACAATCCAAACCTTAAGAGAGATGTTTGCACGTTTTGGACTGCCAGAGCAGATCGTGACGGATAATGGGCCTTCTTTTGTATCCCAAGAAATGGAAGAATTCCTAAAAGGTAATGGTATTAAACATCTCCTATCCAGCCCTTATCATCCTTCAACTAATGGCCTGGCTGAAAGAATGGTGCAAACCCTTAAACATGCTCTTAAAGCATCCAAAAGTGAAGCACCATTCAAACAACGTCTTTATACCTTTCTTCTTAAATATCGTAACACACCCCATGCAACAACAGGTATGTCACCAGCTGATCTGTTCCTAAAAAGGCAGCTGAGAACACGTCTTGATTTGTTGAGACCAGCTACCACTCAAATGAGAGTTTATGATAAGCAGCACGATCAAGTAAAACAACGTGCCAAGCGGGCTAAAGATCGTGAGTTTTTCAGTGGAGATGCTGTCCTTGCTCGTAACTATTCCACCACTGAGAAATGGGTACCAGCAACCATTCTTCAAAAGACTGGACCTGTCTCTTATAAGGTATGCACACGAGACCACCAGACATGGAGACGACATGTTGAACAGCTGTTACCCTCTATACCTGTTGAAGAAGCCGGTAGCACAGAAACGTCTGAGGAACCTAGTTTTAGTGAGTTGATCCAAAGCCAGCCAGGAATACCACCTGACTCTCCTGTTTCAATTCCTGCCGATGCTGTCGTGCCAAGGTTACCTGAGGTTGCCTTAGGGGATGAACACACCTCAGCTGTACGACGTAACCCTCTCAGAAGCAGGAAGCCTCCTGACCGTCTTAACTTATGA